The Nitrosomonas communis genome has a segment encoding these proteins:
- the ispC gene encoding 1-deoxy-D-xylulose-5-phosphate reductoisomerase, whose amino-acid sequence MTVMHHLTILGSTGSIGENTLDVVARHSDRFHVVALTANKNVNKIFTQCQRFHPKYAVMLDAVSAEQLEKKLRAAGIDTQVLAGIESLERVASLAEVDAVMAAIVGAAGIRPTIAAARSGKKVLLANKETLVMAGRIFMDIVKQYHAILLPIDSEHNAIYQSLPRHFSGDLASSGVRRILLTASGGPFRRLTLSNLDHVTPEQACAHPNWIMGRKISVDSATMMNKGLEVIEAHWLFDAASDKIQVVIHPESVIHSMVEYIDGSVLAQLGNPDMRTPIAHALSYPERMESGVKSLDIFEIAQLNFEAPDFARFPCLRLAYEALSAGGNMPAVLNAANEVAVESFLAGQMPFTAIPVMIEQALQMISRTEIASLNDVLTADSIARDVAREWLACQA is encoded by the coding sequence ATGACAGTAATGCATCATCTGACTATACTTGGATCTACGGGGAGTATTGGTGAAAATACATTGGATGTAGTAGCGCGTCATTCCGACCGGTTCCACGTGGTTGCCCTTACTGCTAATAAAAATGTAAATAAAATTTTTACACAATGTCAGCGTTTCCACCCTAAATATGCAGTCATGCTAGATGCAGTCAGCGCTGAACAACTGGAAAAAAAATTAAGAGCAGCAGGTATTGATACGCAGGTATTGGCAGGCATTGAATCGCTGGAAAGAGTGGCTTCTTTAGCTGAGGTGGATGCTGTCATGGCGGCAATTGTTGGTGCTGCTGGCATCCGCCCGACAATAGCAGCTGCACGCTCGGGTAAGAAAGTTTTATTAGCTAATAAAGAAACGCTTGTGATGGCAGGTCGTATTTTTATGGATATAGTAAAGCAGTACCACGCCATCCTGTTGCCGATTGATAGTGAACATAATGCCATCTACCAGTCATTGCCAAGACATTTTAGTGGAGACCTTGCTTCATCAGGTGTTCGCCGTATCCTGCTAACAGCATCAGGAGGACCCTTTCGGCGGTTAACCTTGTCAAATCTAGACCATGTCACACCTGAGCAAGCTTGCGCACATCCTAATTGGATCATGGGAAGAAAAATATCAGTAGATTCTGCCACAATGATGAATAAAGGGCTGGAAGTGATCGAAGCACATTGGTTATTCGATGCAGCGTCAGATAAAATCCAGGTCGTCATTCATCCAGAAAGCGTCATTCATTCCATGGTCGAGTATATTGACGGTTCAGTTCTGGCGCAACTGGGAAATCCTGATATGCGCACGCCAATTGCGCATGCCCTCAGTTATCCTGAGCGAATGGAAAGCGGTGTCAAGTCATTGGATATATTCGAGATAGCACAATTAAATTTTGAAGCACCGGATTTTGCGCGTTTTCCTTGCTTGAGACTTGCCTATGAGGCATTGTCTGCAGGTGGCAATATGCCAGCAGTACTCAACGCTGCCAATGAAGTCGCTGTCGAGTCTTTTCTTGCTGGTCAAATGCCATTTACTGCGATACCAGTAATGATCGAGCAGGCTTTGCAGATGATCAGTCGAACAGAGATTGCCTCATTGAATGATGTGCTGACAGCTGACTCTATAGCACGAGACGTTGCACGAGAATGGTTGGCGTGCCAAGCTTAA
- the rseP gene encoding RIP metalloprotease RseP has translation MSLLFTILSFIVALGVLITFHELGHYLVARWSGVKVLRFSIGFGQPLFKKRLGKDQTEWVIAALPLGGYVKMLDEHEGEVLPQELPRAFNRQPVIKRFAIVAAGPIANFLLAILLYWLLFISGVSGLKPILGPIKPSTPAAFSAFKEGETIVKIENEPVVTWQDVRWLVSTHVIDRNPEVMVETVNPQGEVFWRKLDLSSVDTDDVNANFLEKIGLVNYPPNMAPIIGQVITGGAGDRAGLHVGDEILAVDNKGISYWEELVKEIRAMPGQSLTLEVLRDGKTIDIPITPDKAVDGNAEIGKIGIAPRIDQEAITKLLVNVSYPADTALLKALDKTWEMTFFTLRMLGKMVMGEVSWKNMSGPITIADYAGQSAKMGIIAYLGFLALISVSLGVLNLLPIPVLDGGHLMYYVIEIFKGAPLSEKTVAIGQQIGMVMLFTLMVFAIYNDIYRLISG, from the coding sequence ATGTCATTACTTTTTACAATTCTCTCTTTTATTGTTGCGCTTGGCGTATTAATCACTTTTCATGAGCTTGGTCACTATCTAGTTGCACGCTGGAGTGGTGTTAAAGTATTGCGTTTCTCAATTGGTTTTGGCCAGCCATTGTTCAAAAAACGCTTAGGTAAAGATCAAACCGAATGGGTGATTGCAGCGCTTCCCTTAGGGGGATATGTCAAGATGCTGGATGAGCATGAGGGAGAGGTTTTGCCCCAAGAGTTGCCGCGTGCATTTAATCGCCAACCTGTCATAAAGCGTTTTGCTATTGTCGCTGCAGGGCCGATCGCTAATTTTCTGCTGGCAATTCTTCTCTATTGGCTTCTTTTTATATCTGGAGTGAGTGGGTTGAAGCCTATACTGGGTCCCATAAAGCCATCGACACCCGCTGCCTTTTCAGCTTTTAAGGAAGGAGAAACCATTGTAAAGATTGAAAATGAGCCTGTGGTGACTTGGCAGGATGTGCGTTGGCTCGTATCAACCCATGTAATTGACCGTAATCCTGAAGTGATGGTGGAAACAGTTAATCCTCAGGGGGAAGTTTTTTGGCGGAAATTAGATTTAAGTAGTGTAGATACTGATGACGTGAATGCAAACTTCCTGGAAAAAATTGGTTTGGTAAATTATCCACCGAATATGGCGCCAATTATTGGTCAGGTAATTACTGGCGGAGCAGGGGATCGGGCAGGGTTGCACGTCGGAGATGAAATTCTTGCAGTAGACAATAAAGGCATTTCATATTGGGAAGAATTGGTTAAAGAAATCCGAGCCATGCCAGGGCAGTCGCTTACCTTGGAAGTTTTGCGTGATGGTAAGACAATAGATATTCCTATCACACCGGATAAAGCGGTCGATGGTAATGCAGAGATCGGGAAAATTGGAATTGCACCAAGGATTGATCAGGAAGCAATCACTAAGCTGTTGGTTAATGTAAGTTATCCTGCTGACACCGCATTGTTGAAAGCGTTGGATAAAACTTGGGAGATGACCTTTTTTACTCTTCGAATGCTGGGAAAAATGGTGATGGGAGAAGTTTCATGGAAAAATATGAGCGGTCCCATCACGATCGCAGATTATGCTGGGCAATCAGCAAAAATGGGGATAATTGCTTATCTTGGCTTCCTTGCTTTGATCAGTGTAAGCCTGGGGGTATTGAATCTATTGCCTATTCCTGTATTGGATGGAGGGCATCTAATGTATTATGTGATTGAAATTTTTAAGGGTGCGCCATTATCTGAAAAAACTGTGGCTATTGGCCAGCAGATTGGAATGGTGATGTTATTTACCCTCATGGTTTTTGCAATTTACAATGATATTTATCGGCTTATTTCTGGTTAA
- the bamA gene encoding outer membrane protein assembly factor BamA has translation MKFKCLVILSCLFYSLVCEAIEPFVVKDIRVDGIQRTDAGTVFSYLPIKVGDVLDDTKAAAAIKTLYATGFFQDIKLKAQDGLLIVQIQERPAIAQININGAKEFEKDKLKEGLKQAGLSESRIFSRALLEKAEQELKRQYISRGKYAVKITTTTTPLERNRVGINFDIEEGKTTRIRHINIVGNEVFSDSDLIGLFVLRTPGLLTWFTKDDQYSKQKLSADLETLRSYYLDRGYLEFNIDSTQVSITPDLKDIYITINITEGPQYTVSDIKLAGNLLVPEQELRKLIKLKPGGVFNREKLTESIKLITDRLGDEGYAFANVNASPELDKDSRKTAFTFYIDPGRRVYVRRINISGNDRTRDEVIRREFRQMEGAWHSTSQINRSKQRVDRTDFFSNVDVETPPVPDAPDQVDINVSVTEKPTGSIMFGAGYSDLEGIILNGSVSQNNIFGTGNFLSVNVNTGSVNKIFAASFTNPYWTINGVSLGVDIFRRYLNTNSLSNVGVFNTDTSGATLRFGIPIAENDIVSLGLGAEHTKIDLKANSPQRFRDFVEQFGSSTNNLPITLSWARDNRDSAIWTTSGTTHRVFGEISLPFAELEYYKASYEQKWFVPITRIFTLMLNGQVGVGDGYSGEPLPFFKNFFAGGFNSVRGYNINSLGPRDPILDANGNPIPGRRGSVVGASKRVVGSAEILFPAPFMKDSKSVRLAAFIDGGNVFNDWSELDLNYLRFSTGLAVTWISPMGPLRFSVAQPLNDQKGDDIQRFQFQLGQTF, from the coding sequence ATGAAATTCAAGTGTCTCGTCATACTTTCTTGCTTGTTCTATTCGCTTGTTTGCGAAGCGATTGAACCATTCGTGGTAAAAGATATTCGTGTTGACGGGATACAGCGTACTGATGCAGGAACAGTCTTTAGTTATCTCCCCATAAAAGTGGGGGATGTTCTCGACGATACTAAAGCCGCTGCTGCAATAAAAACACTTTATGCAACTGGCTTTTTCCAGGATATAAAATTAAAAGCACAAGATGGATTATTGATTGTACAAATCCAGGAGCGCCCAGCTATTGCGCAAATTAATATTAACGGCGCTAAGGAATTTGAAAAAGACAAGTTGAAAGAAGGCTTAAAACAAGCGGGTTTATCTGAGTCGCGTATCTTTAGTCGCGCTTTGTTGGAGAAAGCCGAGCAAGAGTTGAAACGCCAATACATCAGTCGCGGCAAATATGCTGTTAAGATTACGACGACAACGACCCCATTGGAGCGTAATCGCGTAGGAATTAATTTTGATATTGAAGAAGGTAAAACGACCAGAATCCGTCATATCAATATTGTTGGTAATGAAGTTTTTAGTGATAGTGATTTGATAGGTTTGTTTGTGCTGAGAACACCGGGATTACTGACCTGGTTCACAAAAGATGATCAATATTCGAAACAAAAATTATCTGCCGATCTGGAAACATTGCGATCGTATTATCTCGACCGTGGTTATCTAGAGTTCAATATTGATTCTACTCAGGTATCCATTACGCCTGATTTGAAGGATATTTACATCACTATTAATATCACGGAAGGGCCGCAATATACGGTTTCAGATATCAAGCTTGCTGGAAATTTATTGGTACCAGAACAAGAATTACGCAAATTGATTAAACTCAAGCCAGGAGGTGTTTTCAATCGGGAGAAATTAACAGAATCCATCAAACTGATTACTGATCGATTGGGCGATGAGGGTTATGCCTTCGCCAATGTTAACGCTTCACCTGAGCTAGATAAGGACAGCAGGAAAACAGCGTTTACTTTTTATATCGATCCAGGACGCCGGGTTTATGTTAGGCGTATCAATATCAGCGGTAATGATCGGACCCGAGACGAAGTCATTCGCCGGGAATTTCGTCAAATGGAGGGAGCGTGGCATTCAACCAGCCAAATCAACCGTTCGAAGCAACGCGTCGACCGAACAGATTTTTTCTCGAATGTCGATGTGGAAACTCCCCCAGTGCCTGATGCGCCTGATCAGGTTGATATCAATGTCAGTGTGACTGAGAAACCTACCGGTTCGATCATGTTTGGGGCAGGTTACTCGGATTTGGAAGGGATCATTTTAAATGGCTCTGTTTCCCAGAATAACATTTTTGGCACAGGAAATTTTCTCAGCGTAAATGTTAATACCGGAAGTGTCAATAAGATATTTGCGGCATCTTTTACCAATCCTTATTGGACGATCAACGGTGTCAGCCTTGGTGTTGATATCTTCCGACGTTACCTGAACACCAACTCCTTGTCCAATGTAGGTGTTTTTAATACGGATACATCTGGCGCGACGTTACGTTTCGGGATTCCGATCGCGGAAAACGATATCGTTTCTCTGGGGCTGGGTGCGGAACATACGAAAATTGATCTTAAAGCCAATAGCCCCCAGCGCTTTAGAGATTTTGTAGAACAGTTTGGAAGCTCGACCAATAATCTTCCGATTACCCTTAGTTGGGCGCGTGATAACCGTGATAGTGCGATCTGGACTACCTCAGGGACGACGCATCGAGTATTTGGAGAAATTAGCCTGCCTTTTGCTGAGCTGGAATACTACAAGGCGAGCTATGAACAGAAATGGTTTGTTCCTATTACCAGAATATTCACCTTGATGCTGAATGGACAAGTAGGTGTTGGCGATGGTTATTCAGGTGAACCGCTGCCTTTCTTTAAAAATTTCTTTGCAGGCGGCTTTAATTCGGTGCGTGGTTACAATATTAATTCACTGGGCCCGCGCGACCCAATATTGGATGCCAATGGCAACCCAATACCTGGCAGAAGAGGAAGTGTTGTAGGAGCGAGTAAGCGTGTTGTTGGCAGCGCAGAAATTTTGTTTCCCGCTCCTTTTATGAAAGACTCAAAAAGTGTACGTTTGGCTGCTTTTATTGATGGTGGGAATGTTTTTAATGATTGGTCAGAACTGGATCTGAACTATTTGCGCTTTTCTACCGGGCTCGCTGTTACCTGGATTTCGCCAATGGGTCCGCTGAGGTTCAGTGTGGCACAACCATTAAATGACCAAAAGGGTGATGATATACAAAGATTCCAATTCCAGCTGGGGCAAACATTCTAA
- a CDS encoding OmpH family outer membrane protein, which produces MRRKLLRLQWLISLFMLIFLMGGSSNIWAGEIKIGVVNTEKILRVSAPAIAAQKKIEKEFLVYDERIKKMAAQIKELQEHLEKHDKSTTIEERQTKERELANISRQYQRAQQQMREDLTMRQNEEYSLILERVNKVIKKIAENEGYDLILQLQDSVYRSQRIDITNHVIKALAEQEQASGK; this is translated from the coding sequence TTGAGGCGTAAACTGTTACGATTACAGTGGTTGATCAGCTTGTTCATGCTGATTTTTCTGATGGGCGGGAGCTCAAATATCTGGGCGGGAGAGATCAAGATCGGGGTGGTGAATACCGAGAAAATCCTGCGGGTATCTGCACCAGCTATCGCAGCACAAAAAAAAATAGAAAAAGAATTTCTGGTGTATGATGAGCGCATCAAAAAAATGGCCGCTCAAATCAAAGAATTGCAGGAACATTTAGAGAAACATGATAAAAGTACCACAATAGAAGAAAGGCAAACTAAGGAACGTGAGCTGGCGAACATCAGCCGACAATATCAACGGGCCCAGCAACAGATGCGGGAAGATTTAACTATGCGTCAAAATGAGGAATATAGTTTGATCTTGGAACGCGTCAATAAAGTTATTAAAAAAATAGCAGAAAATGAGGGTTATGATTTGATCTTGCAGTTACAGGATTCAGTCTATCGCAGCCAGCGTATCGATATTACGAATCATGTTATTAAGGCGCTTGCCGAGCAGGAGCAGGCAAGCGGAAAATAG
- the fabZ gene encoding 3-hydroxyacyl-ACP dehydratase FabZ, producing MDIYEILKYLPHRYPFILVDRVVSYEPGEKIIALKNVSINEPYFIGHFPHYPVMPGVLIVEALAQAAALLTLKTENAAKNDAQVYYFVGIDGVRFKKPVMAGDQLMLKVEITRQIKGVWKYSARAEVDDQLVTEAELMCTARNI from the coding sequence ATGGACATTTATGAAATTTTAAAGTATTTGCCTCATCGCTATCCTTTCATTTTGGTTGATCGAGTTGTATCTTATGAGCCAGGCGAAAAGATTATTGCCCTAAAAAATGTATCGATCAATGAACCATATTTTATTGGACATTTTCCGCATTATCCCGTTATGCCAGGTGTTTTAATCGTCGAAGCTTTGGCGCAGGCAGCTGCATTATTAACGCTCAAAACAGAGAATGCTGCAAAAAATGATGCACAAGTTTATTATTTTGTAGGGATTGATGGAGTACGTTTTAAAAAACCAGTCATGGCTGGTGACCAGCTTATGTTGAAAGTTGAAATTACTAGACAGATCAAAGGCGTTTGGAAATATTCAGCGCGAGCAGAGGTAGATGATCAGCTTGTGACTGAGGCAGAATTGATGTGTACTGCTAGAAACATATAG
- the rnhB gene encoding ribonuclease HII has translation MHETDWIGGVDEAGRGPLAGPVYAACVILGSDCTIEGLADSKKLSERKRTYLAGVIKHRARAWAVASASVSEIDRLNILQASLLAMQRAVEKLPLVPSIVLVDGNQSPRFNCPTRTIIKGDSLVAEISAASILAKTARDAEMQRLHIHFPVYGLNQHKGYPTKAHLEALKHYGISNIHRRSFAPVRALLTEPASS, from the coding sequence ATGCATGAGACTGATTGGATCGGTGGTGTGGATGAGGCTGGCAGAGGACCACTTGCTGGGCCAGTCTATGCTGCGTGTGTTATTTTGGGCTCAGATTGCACTATTGAAGGGTTGGCTGATTCTAAAAAACTAAGCGAGAGAAAACGTACTTACCTTGCTGGTGTCATCAAGCATCGAGCGAGAGCATGGGCGGTCGCATCTGCTTCAGTTTCCGAAATCGATCGGCTAAATATTTTGCAAGCGAGTTTACTCGCCATGCAACGAGCCGTTGAAAAATTGCCACTGGTTCCCTCAATTGTTTTGGTTGATGGGAATCAATCGCCACGATTCAATTGCCCCACCAGGACGATCATTAAAGGTGATAGTTTAGTTGCTGAAATTTCAGCGGCCTCGATACTGGCTAAGACAGCACGTGATGCTGAAATGCAGCGATTACACATACATTTTCCGGTTTATGGTCTAAATCAGCATAAGGGATATCCCACAAAAGCTCACTTGGAAGCATTAAAGCATTATGGCATATCCAACATTCATCGCCGTAGCTTTGCTCCTGTACGTGCATTATTGACGGAGCCTGCTAGTTCCTGA
- a CDS encoding CopD family protein → MKIPLFLHLLGVVIWVGGMFFAYMVLRPTAAQLLEPPLRLKLWHGVFSRFFPWVFLSVGLILASGLYMIMQMGGFMAVRLYIHLMFALGLVMMLIFIYVFFSTFKKLNYHITREEWSSAGIVLGQIRLLIGINLILGMVTITVAVLGGST, encoded by the coding sequence ATGAAGATTCCATTATTTTTGCATTTACTGGGTGTAGTCATTTGGGTGGGTGGGATGTTTTTTGCTTATATGGTGTTACGTCCAACAGCTGCTCAGTTGCTTGAACCTCCTTTGCGATTAAAGCTGTGGCATGGTGTTTTTAGCCGGTTTTTTCCATGGGTATTTTTATCAGTAGGGCTCATCCTGGCAAGCGGCCTTTATATGATCATGCAAATGGGAGGCTTTATGGCCGTACGTCTGTACATCCACCTCATGTTTGCGCTAGGTCTAGTGATGATGCTCATTTTTATTTATGTGTTTTTCTCGACATTCAAGAAACTTAACTATCATATTACCAGAGAAGAATGGTCATCTGCAGGGATTGTACTAGGACAAATTCGCTTGTTAATCGGAATTAATCTTATACTGGGAATGGTCACCATTACCGTTGCAGTTTTAGGTGGATCAACTTAG
- a CDS encoding FKBP-type peptidyl-prolyl cis-trans isomerase, with the protein MRIEKDTVVSLQYYKLSNLDGEVMEESTTPVSYLHGGYGGMFPSVEEALQGKEAGYQLSLAMEPEETFGEYDSELIHIEPRSAFPDTVEVGMQFEGGEENSDDVMIYTVTDVTDDIVVVDGNHPLAGMALQFECTVMEVRAATHDELSHGHVHGPHGHHEH; encoded by the coding sequence ATGCGTATAGAAAAGGATACCGTGGTATCGCTGCAATACTATAAATTGTCTAATTTAGACGGTGAGGTTATGGAAGAATCCACAACACCAGTCAGTTATCTGCATGGTGGTTATGGAGGAATGTTCCCGAGTGTAGAGGAGGCGCTACAAGGAAAGGAAGCAGGATATCAACTTTCCTTAGCAATGGAGCCGGAAGAAACTTTTGGGGAATATGACAGTGAATTGATTCACATAGAACCGCGCAGTGCTTTCCCAGATACTGTTGAGGTAGGGATGCAGTTCGAAGGCGGAGAAGAGAATTCCGATGATGTGATGATTTATACGGTTACCGATGTCACTGATGATATTGTTGTCGTTGATGGCAATCATCCGCTCGCTGGCATGGCTTTGCAATTTGAATGTACCGTAATGGAAGTGCGCGCTGCTACCCATGATGAGCTTTCACATGGTCATGTGCATGGGCCGCATGGTCATCATGAACACTAA
- the mutS gene encoding DNA mismatch repair protein MutS, whose amino-acid sequence MALKDHTPMMQQYLRIKAQHTDKLLFYRMGDFYELFFEDAEKAVKLLDITLTQRGTSAGEPIKMAGVPYHAADQYLAKLVKLGESVAICEQVGDPTTTKGPVERKVIRIITPGTLTDATLLEDKRDCIVLALASHKLTLGLAWLNLAAGQLRMLETSPNNLMSELERLQPAEILLPESLDASLTLDGSKHTKQLPAWQFDYNSATRSLTKLLGTHDLAGFGCDDLHAALQAAGALLEYVRLTQGTDVTHIKTIQVEREGTYIRMDAATRRNLEISETLRGETSPTLMSLLDTCSTTMGSRLLRHWLHHPLRDYRILQYRLGSVSALMETSGITVPYISIRAHLKRIADIERIAARIALKSARPRDLSGLRDSLIALPEIVAMTTNIASEHITLLAHAMIPENSLVELLQQALLPEPSTLLREGGVIADGYDAELDELRALQNNCGEFLLQLEAREKTRTGIPNLKVEYNRVHGFYIEITHVHSNKIPSDYRRRQTLKNAERYVTPELQAFENKALTARDQALAREKYLYETLLVKLSAYSSHLQNIAQSVAEIDVLSTFAERAQLLNYTTPVFTEEAVIEIQAGRHPVVESQVNHYISNDAHLGAGETGRRQMLIITGPNMGGKSTYMRQTALIALLAHCGSFVPATHARIGPIDQIFTRIGASDDLAGGRSTFMVEMTEMANILRNATSQSLVLVDEIGRGTSTFDGLALAFAIARYLLTKNQSYTLFATHYFELTRLGEEFEQAANVHLGAVEHKQHIVFLHTVNEGPASQSYGLHVAALAGVPAPVIKAAQKILTKLEQENISNNPQLDLFSEPTDTTIQFSETFHPIFSHLSKLLPDELSPKEALEHLYTLKSMLNKD is encoded by the coding sequence ATGGCACTAAAAGATCATACTCCCATGATGCAGCAGTACTTGCGCATCAAAGCGCAACATACTGACAAGCTGCTCTTTTACCGCATGGGAGATTTTTATGAGCTATTTTTTGAAGATGCTGAGAAAGCAGTTAAGTTGCTCGATATCACACTGACACAGCGTGGCACATCCGCAGGTGAGCCCATCAAGATGGCCGGGGTACCTTATCATGCCGCTGATCAATACCTGGCCAAACTCGTCAAACTAGGTGAGTCGGTTGCTATTTGCGAGCAAGTCGGCGACCCAACTACAACCAAGGGACCCGTAGAACGTAAGGTAATACGTATCATCACACCCGGCACACTGACCGATGCCACTTTGCTCGAAGATAAGCGTGACTGTATCGTGCTCGCGTTAGCTTCCCACAAATTAACGTTGGGTTTGGCATGGCTCAATCTAGCTGCTGGCCAGCTGCGAATGCTGGAAACTTCTCCAAATAATCTAATGAGTGAGCTAGAGCGGTTGCAGCCTGCCGAAATTCTTTTACCTGAATCGTTGGATGCGTCGCTAACACTTGATGGATCAAAGCATACCAAACAACTGCCTGCTTGGCAATTCGACTACAACAGTGCTACTCGCAGCCTGACTAAGCTACTTGGCACCCATGATCTTGCTGGTTTTGGCTGCGATGATTTGCATGCTGCGCTGCAGGCTGCTGGAGCGCTGCTCGAATATGTCCGCCTCACCCAGGGAACAGATGTTACACATATCAAAACAATCCAGGTTGAACGTGAAGGAACCTACATCCGTATGGATGCTGCTACCCGCCGTAATTTAGAAATTTCTGAGACTTTACGCGGAGAAACTTCACCTACCTTGATGTCGTTACTGGATACATGCTCAACGACTATGGGTAGCAGACTGTTACGACATTGGCTGCATCATCCACTACGAGATTACCGGATTCTGCAGTATCGGCTTGGCAGCGTCTCTGCTCTGATGGAAACTTCTGGGATAACGGTGCCATATATTAGCATCAGGGCACATCTCAAGCGTATTGCCGATATCGAACGCATCGCTGCGCGCATTGCACTCAAATCAGCTCGGCCGCGCGATCTTTCCGGCCTGCGGGATAGCCTGATCGCTTTGCCTGAAATTGTAGCCATGACAACCAATATTGCCAGTGAGCACATCACCCTGTTAGCACATGCCATGATACCGGAGAATTCTCTGGTAGAGCTATTGCAGCAAGCATTACTTCCCGAGCCGAGTACGCTGCTACGCGAAGGAGGAGTCATCGCTGATGGCTACGATGCTGAACTGGATGAATTACGAGCCTTACAAAATAACTGTGGCGAATTTCTGCTGCAACTGGAAGCCCGCGAAAAAACACGCACAGGCATCCCTAATCTCAAAGTGGAATATAACCGGGTACATGGTTTTTATATCGAGATCACACATGTACATAGTAATAAAATTCCATCCGATTACCGTAGAAGACAAACTTTGAAAAATGCAGAACGGTATGTCACGCCTGAGCTACAGGCTTTTGAAAACAAAGCGCTGACAGCCAGAGATCAAGCACTTGCCAGAGAAAAATATTTATATGAGACCTTGCTGGTAAAACTTAGTGCCTATTCCAGCCATTTACAAAACATAGCGCAGAGTGTGGCAGAAATAGATGTACTGAGTACCTTCGCAGAGCGAGCTCAACTACTCAACTATACTACCCCGGTCTTCACGGAGGAAGCGGTCATAGAAATTCAAGCCGGTCGCCACCCTGTGGTAGAAAGTCAGGTCAATCATTATATTAGCAATGATGCGCATCTTGGAGCAGGTGAAACTGGCAGGCGACAAATGCTTATCATCACAGGCCCCAATATGGGAGGAAAATCCACTTATATGCGACAAACGGCCTTGATAGCGTTACTTGCTCACTGCGGCAGTTTTGTACCTGCAACACATGCACGTATTGGGCCGATTGATCAAATCTTTACTCGCATTGGCGCATCGGATGATCTGGCCGGTGGAAGATCCACCTTTATGGTTGAAATGACCGAAATGGCCAATATCCTCCGCAATGCTACCAGCCAGAGCCTGGTGCTGGTCGATGAAATTGGGCGGGGAACCTCTACCTTTGATGGTTTGGCACTGGCTTTTGCCATTGCCCGTTATCTACTGACTAAGAACCAGAGTTATACATTGTTTGCGACGCATTATTTCGAACTGACCAGATTAGGTGAAGAATTTGAACAAGCGGCCAATGTTCATCTGGGAGCTGTTGAACATAAACAACACATTGTCTTTCTGCATACGGTTAATGAAGGACCTGCCAGTCAGAGCTACGGTCTGCATGTGGCAGCGCTGGCAGGTGTACCTGCTCCAGTAATCAAGGCAGCTCAAAAAATCTTGACTAAACTAGAACAGGAAAATATCAGCAACAACCCACAACTTGATTTATTTTCAGAACCAACCGATACCACTATACAATTTTCTGAAACATTTCATCCCATTTTTAGCCATTTGAGTAAACTTCTACCAGATGAATTAAGTCCAAAGGAAGCACTGGAACATCTCTATACATTGAAATCGATGCTGAATAAAGATTGA